The DNA segment TGGCGCATTGCAACTGGCGGGGCGAAGGCGGTGACCGTGACGTTCGACTACCGCGCCGACTCGCTCGACAACGCCATGGCCTGGTCGCGCGACAACTTCGCCTTCTTCAACGGGACCAACCTCTTCCTCTATCCCGAGGGGCGCGACGCATCGTTCGGCGCCAGCGTGACCGTCACCACCGAGGCCAACTGGCAGGTGACGACGGGGATGGCGTCGACCGGCGCGCGCACCTACAGCGCCCGCAACTACCACGACCTGGTCGACATGCCCTTCTTCGTGGGCGCGTTCGATGTCGACTCGCAACTCGTGCGCGACAAGTGGGTGCGGCTGGCGACGTATCCCGCCGGCGGGCTCTCCGGCGACGCGCGCCGCACGTTCTGGGAGCAGGTGCAACGCGCCTTTCCCCCGATGATCGACGTGATCGGCGATGTCCCGTACGACACGTACAGCATCCTCGCGGTCTTCGATTCGTCGTCGATGGGAGGGAGCGCGCTCGAGCACGCCAACTCGCACGTGGGGATCTACACGCCGTTCATCATCGGCAACACCGCGCTGCCGTCGATCACCGCGCACGAGATCTTCCACCTGTGGAACGTGAAGCGGATGCGCCCGGCGGACATGGTCCCGTACCGCTATGACCGCGCGCAGCCCACCACCTGGCTCTGGGTGAGCGAGGGGATCACCGATTACTACGCCGACCTCGCCCTCGTGCGCGGCGGCGTGGTGGATTCGAGTGAGTTCCTGCGCATGACGATGGCCAAGATCGACGAGGTCGCTTCGGCCCCCGCGGTCGCGCTCGAGGATGCGTCGCTGTCGACGTGGATCCACCCCACCGATGGGAGCGGCTATCTCTACTATCCCAAGGGATCGCTCGCGGGATTCCTCCTCGACATCTACATCCGCGATGCCAGCGACAACTCGGCGGGGCTGGATGCGGTGATGCGCGAGGTGTACCAGAGGAGCCACGCCGCGGGGCGCGGCTTCACGTCGCAGGACTGGTGGGGGGCGGTGCAGCGCGCGGCGAAGGGGAAGTCGTTCACCGACTTCAACGCCAGGTACATCGACGGGCGCGAGCCGTTCCCGTGGGGCGCAGCGTTGCCGCTGGCGGGGCTCAAGCTCAAGTCGGACACGTTGCGCGAGCCGCGGCTCGGTGTCTTCACGGCGATGGACTCCACCAGCACGGCCGTCATCGTCACCGAAGTCGAGCCTGGGGGCGCCGCCGACGCCGCAGGGGTGAAGCGCGGCGACGCATTGATCAGCGTGGGCGAGATCCCGGTGAGCGAGGGATTCGGGACGCGCTTCCGCGCCCGCTACGGGCGCGCCGAGGGCGAGTCGATCGCGCTCACGGTGCGTCGCGGCGGCAAGGAGCTGACGCTGACGATGGTGGTGCGGATGTCGATCCAGGTGCAGCAGCGCATCATCATCGACCCCGCGGCATCGCCCAAGGCACGCCGCGTGCGCCGCGGCATCCTCACGGGAAGGGTGGACGGGGCCCCGAACCCCTGACGCCTGCGCGTCCGTCGACCCGATGACCCAAACGGGGCAGCCGAGTGGCTGCCCCGTCGTTGCATCTGGCGCATCGCTCCGCGCTACGACGTGACCTTGTCGCCGACGTACTTTCTGATCCAGCCCAGCACCTCCTGGTACCAGAGGCGCGAGTTCTGGGGCTTGAGGATCCAGTGCCCCTCATCGGGATAGATGACGAAGCGCGACGGCACGCCCTGCCGCTGCAGCGCGCTGAAGAGCGAGACGCCCTCGTAGTACGGGACGCGGAAGTCCTGTTCCCCGTGCAGGACGAGCATCGGCGTCCTCATGTTGCCGGCCGAGAGATGCGGCGACCAGCGGCGATACTGCTCGTCCATGGCCTTCTGCTGCCAGAACGGGGCGCCGAACTCCCACTCGGTGAACCAGATCTCCTCCGTGGCTCCGTACATGTTCTCCAGGTTGAAGATCCCCGCGTGCGAGACAAGCGCCTTGAAGCGGTCGGTGTGGCCGGCCATCCAGTTGACCATGTAGCCGCCGAACGAGCCGCCGGCAGCCGCAACGCGAGTCCCGTCCATCCACGGGTTCCGCGCCAGCGCGGCATCGAGCCCCAGCATGAGGTCCTCGTACACCTTGCCGCCCCAGTCCTTCGTGACGCCGTCGGTGAAGGCCTGCCCGTAGCCGGTGGAGCCGCGCGGGTTGATGGCCACCACCGCGGCGCCGATGGAGGCAAACAATTGGAAGCTCCAACGTCCGCCCCAGTTGTCGAGCCACGCGCCTTGCGGCCCGCCGTGAATGAGGAAGACGACGGGGTATCGCCTGGCCGGGTCGAAGTTGGGCGGCTTGACGATGAAGCCATGCACCGAATCGCCCTGTGCGCCGGCGAACCAGAAGTCCTCGGCGGGGTTGAGCGAGAACGCGGTGAGTGCGGCATCGTTCTCGTGCGTGAGCTGCCGCTCGCGCCCCACCGGTTCCCTCGTGGGGATGTCGGGGCGCACCCAGACCTCGGCCGGGTGGTCCACCGCGTCGCGGAGCCAGGCCAGCGTGCGCCCATCGCGCGACGCGGTGAAGCTTGTGTTGTTGTTCGCCGTGATCTCGGCCGTCGGCGGCATGGCCGCGCTCCCCGACGCCGTGAGCGCAATCCGGAAGAGCTTGTCCCGCCCGCGGTCGCCCGTGCCGACAAAGAGGGTGCGACTGTCGGGGGCGAAGAAGTACGACTCGGCGTTGCGGTCCCAGGCGGGGACGAGTTCGCGCGTGCTGCGCGACGCGCGATCGTGGAGCATCAGGCGCCAGCGATCGGACTCGAAGCCGGCACGCGCCTGCGACGCGAAGGCAATGAAGCGTCCGTCGGGCGAGTAAACCGGGTTCTGGTCGGCTCCCTTGTTGCTGGCGGTGATCACCGTGGGGGCGCCGCCGGCGGCGGGGACGGTGTAGACGTTTACGTCGGTCGACCACGCCTCTTCGCGCCCGGCGTCCTTTGCCGTGTAGGCAACCTCGTGTCCGTCGGGCGAGAAGGCGTACCCCTCGCTCCCCCCAAACGGCGGCAGCGGTACGTCGTAGCGTGCGCCGGCGGTGAGGTCCTTCATTGCGCTGCCGTCGGTGGCCACGATGAACAGGTGCGAGCGCGTGCCGTCGCCCCAGGCGCTCCAGTGGCGGTACATCAGCGACTCGGTGACCCGCGCCTTGACCTTGCTGTCCGCCTGGGCACGGTCGCGCGCCGCGTTGCACGCGTTGTCCGAACACTCGGGGTAGACCGTCGTCGTGAAGGCGATGTGGTCACCGGCGGGCGACCAGACCGGGCCGCTGGCGCCGCCATTGAGCGTCGTCAGCTGGCGCGGCGCCGAGCCGTCGGCATCGGCAATCCAGAGCTGTCCCTGCGCGATGTAGGCCACCTGGTTGCCGTCGGGCGACCAGCGCGCCTCGGTGACCTGCAGTGAATCGTTGGGCCAGCGCCGTGTGGCACCACCGGCGAGCGTGACCATCCATGTCGAGGGGACGCGCCGGTTGGCCTCGACATCGGTGACGCGAACGGTGTAGAGCAGGTGCGCGCCATCGGGCGAGAGCTGCGGGTCGGCAACCGCGCGCAGCGATGCCACATCGTCCCAGGTGATGGGGCGCCGCCCCGGCGTCGGTTGTTGCGCGTGCCCCGCCGCCACCGGCGACGTGAGCAGGGACAACGCGATGGCTGGGACGAGGGTGTGCACTCGAGGGCGCATGGTGTTGGCTCGTTCAGGGGCGCGTGGACCGCGCGCGCCGGGCGGGGGGTGCTGCGGGGGATGCTACGCGTGCGCGGCGGAGGGCGCCCTGAAGCCGGCGCCTATGCGGCCGCACCTTACATCTTGATGCAGGAGGTCGGCTTCTGGTATCGGGGGGCGGGGCGGGAGCCGTCCGACTTGTACCACTCCACCTTCGTGGCGTCGCGCGGCGGCGCGCCGCGTGCCGGCGTGCGCATGAGCGCCTCGATCTCGTCGATTTCGCGGGGGAGGCCGCACGACACCCACTCCACGCCCTGTTCGGTGACGACGTAGTCGTCCTCGATGCGCACCCCGATGTCGGCGTACTGCTTCACGGTCGCGCCGATCCGTGCCGCCAACTGCGCATTGCGCGGCGTGCGAGGGAGGATGTCCAGCAGGTTACCGCGCACGTAGATCCCCGGTTCGATGGTGAAGGCGCTTCCCGGGGCAATCACGCCTGAGTAGTAGAACTGCTCCGGATCGTGCACTTCCAGCCCGATCCCGTGCCCCAGGCCGTGCATGTAGTACAGTTGCACCTGCGGGCACTGCCGCGGCGTTGCGCCGTCGGTGCAGTCGTAGGTTGCGCTCGGCGACTCGATGAGGCCAAGCCGCGCCAACCCGTTGGCGATGACGGCGCGCGCCGAGTCGTTCATCTGGCGTGCCGGCGTTCCCGGGCGCGCGTTGCGTTCGGCGGAGGCCTGCGCCTCGCGCACCACCTGGTACACTGCGCGCTGCTCCGGCGTGAAGGTGCCGCTCACCGGGAACGAGCGCGTGAGGTCGGCCGCGTAGCCCTGGTACGTGGCGGCGACGTCCATCACGACGATGTCGCCGGCTTTCACGAAGCGATCGTCCCTGTTGTAGTGCAGTGTCGTCGAGTTCTCGCCGGAGCCCACGATTGATGCGTACGCCGGTCGGTCGGCGCCGTTGCGCCGGAACATGTACTCGACCAGCGCCTGGATCTCGAACTCGTTCATCCCCGGCTCGATGGCCAGCATCGCCTCGCGGTGCGCGTCCATCGAGATGGCGATCGCCTTGCGGAGGATCTCAAGCTCCCCCTCGCTCTTGGTGGCGCGCAGTCGGGCCACCTGCTGGTTGGCCCCAGCAATCGAGAGTTTGGGGTAGCGACGGCGCAGTTGATCGACGAACCGGTCGTCGCCGTTGAGCGTGTCGCCCGACTCGGCGATGTCGGCGAGGAGGCTGAGCTTCACCTCGCCCTGGAGGAGCGAGTCGAGCGCCGCCTCGAACTCGCCCGACAGGCGCGTCGCGACCTGCGTCATCTCGGCGGCCGCGGCGGTGCCGTTGCGCCTGCCGCTCCACACCTCCTGCGCCGGGTTCTTCCCCTGCACGAAGAGCGTCCAGCGCGCCTCCCCTCCCCTCTTCGTCATGAGGAGCGTGGCGTCGGCCTCGCGGTACCCCGTGAGGTACAGGAAGCCCGGCGACTGGAAGAACGACATGTAGTCCTGCACCGGCGACACCGCCCCCCTGGCCACGAAGACGCCGTCTCCCAGCTTCCCAGCGAGCGCGGCGCGACGTTGCGCGTACTCGGCGAGCGGGATCTGCGCGCCGAGCGTGGCCCCAGCGATGAGCGGTGCGACGGCGGTCGCGACAAGGGCGGCGGCAGCGATGGCGCGCGTTGCGGCCCGCGTGCGAAGGGCGTGGGCGTGGGCGTGGAGCATCCGAACCCGGGAGGAAGGGAGGGGGAGGGGGAGG comes from the Gemmatimonadaceae bacterium genome and includes:
- a CDS encoding aminopeptidase P N-terminal domain-containing protein; the encoded protein is MLHAHAHALRTRAATRAIAAAALVATAVAPLIAGATLGAQIPLAEYAQRRAALAGKLGDGVFVARGAVSPVQDYMSFFQSPGFLYLTGYREADATLLMTKRGGEARWTLFVQGKNPAQEVWSGRRNGTAAAAEMTQVATRLSGEFEAALDSLLQGEVKLSLLADIAESGDTLNGDDRFVDQLRRRYPKLSIAGANQQVARLRATKSEGELEILRKAIAISMDAHREAMLAIEPGMNEFEIQALVEYMFRRNGADRPAYASIVGSGENSTTLHYNRDDRFVKAGDIVVMDVAATYQGYAADLTRSFPVSGTFTPEQRAVYQVVREAQASAERNARPGTPARQMNDSARAVIANGLARLGLIESPSATYDCTDGATPRQCPQVQLYYMHGLGHGIGLEVHDPEQFYYSGVIAPGSAFTIEPGIYVRGNLLDILPRTPRNAQLAARIGATVKQYADIGVRIEDDYVVTEQGVEWVSCGLPREIDEIEALMRTPARGAPPRDATKVEWYKSDGSRPAPRYQKPTSCIKM
- a CDS encoding S9 family peptidase — encoded protein: MRPRVHTLVPAIALSLLTSPVAAGHAQQPTPGRRPITWDDVASLRAVADPQLSPDGAHLLYTVRVTDVEANRRVPSTWMVTLAGGATRRWPNDSLQVTEARWSPDGNQVAYIAQGQLWIADADGSAPRQLTTLNGGASGPVWSPAGDHIAFTTTVYPECSDNACNAARDRAQADSKVKARVTESLMYRHWSAWGDGTRSHLFIVATDGSAMKDLTAGARYDVPLPPFGGSEGYAFSPDGHEVAYTAKDAGREEAWSTDVNVYTVPAAGGAPTVITASNKGADQNPVYSPDGRFIAFASQARAGFESDRWRLMLHDRASRSTRELVPAWDRNAESYFFAPDSRTLFVGTGDRGRDKLFRIALTASGSAAMPPTAEITANNNTSFTASRDGRTLAWLRDAVDHPAEVWVRPDIPTREPVGRERQLTHENDAALTAFSLNPAEDFWFAGAQGDSVHGFIVKPPNFDPARRYPVVFLIHGGPQGAWLDNWGGRWSFQLFASIGAAVVAINPRGSTGYGQAFTDGVTKDWGGKVYEDLMLGLDAALARNPWMDGTRVAAAGGSFGGYMVNWMAGHTDRFKALVSHAGIFNLENMYGATEEIWFTEWEFGAPFWQQKAMDEQYRRWSPHLSAGNMRTPMLVLHGEQDFRVPYYEGVSLFSALQRQGVPSRFVIYPDEGHWILKPQNSRLWYQEVLGWIRKYVGDKVTS
- a CDS encoding M61 family metallopeptidase, with the protein product MHSLSLRAVSSLVVPIVSLAFALPAAAQRGGAKASDVSAPVSDLRYEVSFTGATAAERVLKVTTRFSVSGRDPVLLSLPAWTPGAYELSFFARNVLNFAATGDGKALTWDKLDYDTWRIATGGAKAVTVTFDYRADSLDNAMAWSRDNFAFFNGTNLFLYPEGRDASFGASVTVTTEANWQVTTGMASTGARTYSARNYHDLVDMPFFVGAFDVDSQLVRDKWVRLATYPAGGLSGDARRTFWEQVQRAFPPMIDVIGDVPYDTYSILAVFDSSSMGGSALEHANSHVGIYTPFIIGNTALPSITAHEIFHLWNVKRMRPADMVPYRYDRAQPTTWLWVSEGITDYYADLALVRGGVVDSSEFLRMTMAKIDEVASAPAVALEDASLSTWIHPTDGSGYLYYPKGSLAGFLLDIYIRDASDNSAGLDAVMREVYQRSHAAGRGFTSQDWWGAVQRAAKGKSFTDFNARYIDGREPFPWGAALPLAGLKLKSDTLREPRLGVFTAMDSTSTAVIVTEVEPGGAADAAGVKRGDALISVGEIPVSEGFGTRFRARYGRAEGESIALTVRRGGKELTLTMVVRMSIQVQQRIIIDPAASPKARRVRRGILTGRVDGAPNP